The following are from one region of the Calypte anna isolate BGI_N300 chromosome 13, bCalAnn1_v1.p, whole genome shotgun sequence genome:
- the DDX41 gene encoding probable ATP-dependent RNA helicase DDX41 — MEAGADRKRQREESLETSDLSGEEDDDYVPYVPVKQRKQQMLQKLLQMRRKVVSEEEQRDSGSELRGDEDDIPLGPQSNISLLDQHQHLKEKAEARKESAKEKQLKEEEKILESVAEGRALMSVKEMAKGITYDDPIKTSWRAPRYILGMSEARHDRVRKKYHILVEGEGIPPPIKSFKEMKFPAAILRGLKKKGIQQPTPIQIQGIPTILSGRDMIGIAFTGSGKTLVFTLPVIMFCLEQEKRLPFSKREGPYGLIICPSRELARQTHGIIEYYCRLLQEDGLPPLRCALCIGGMSVKEQMETIKHGVHMMVATPGRLMDLLQKKMVSLDICRYLALDEADRMIDMGFEGDIRTIFSYFKGQRQTLLFSATMPKKIQNFAKSALVKPITINVGRAGAASLDVVQEVEYVKEEAKMVYLLECLQKTPPPVLIFAEKKADVDAIHEYLLLKGVEAVAIHGGKDQEERTKAIEAFRDGKKDVLVATDVASKGLDFPAIQHVINYDMPEEIENYVHRIGRTGRSGNTGIATTFINKACDESVLMDLKALLLEAKQKVPPVLQVLHCGDETMLDIGDERGCAFCGGLGHRITDCPKLEAMQTKQVSNIGRKDYLAHSSMDF, encoded by the exons ATGGAGGCCGGGGCCGACAGAAAG CGGCAGCGGGAGGAATCGCTGGAGACGTCCGACCTGTCCGGGGAGGAGGATGACGACTACGTGCCCTACGTGCCCGTCAAGCAGCGCAAGCAGCAGATG ctgcagaagctgctgcagatgcGTCGGAAAGTGGTGTCGGAGGAGGAGCAGCGGGACAGCGGGAGCGAGCTGCGGGGTGATGAGGATGACATCCCCCTGGGGCCCCAGTCCAACATCAGCCTCCTggaccagcaccagcacctcaaggagaaggctgaag CACGGAAGGAGTCAgcaaaggagaagcagctgaaggaggaagagaagatcCTGGAGAGTGTAGCAGAGGGCCGAG CTCTGATGTCAGTGAAGGAGATGGCAAAGGGCATCACCTATGATGATCCCATTAAGACCAG CTGGAGAGCCCCACGTTACATCCTGGGCATGTCAGAAGCCCGACACGATCGTGTGCGTAAGAAGTACCACATCCTGGTGGAGGGGGAGGGCATCCCACCCCCCATCAAGAGCTTCAAGGAGATGAAGTTCCCCGCag CTATCCTGAGGGGTCTGAAGAAGAAAGGGATCCAGCAGCCAACACCCATTCAGATCCAGGGCATCCCCACGAT CCTCTCTGGGAGGGACATGATTGGCATCGCCTTCACGGGCTCTGGGAAGACCCTGGTGTTCACCCTCCCGGTGATCATGttctgcctggagcaggagaagaggCTGCCCTTTTCCAAGCGAGAGGGACCCTATGGACTCATCATCTGCCCCTCT CGGGAGCTGGCCCGGCAGACCCACGGCATCATCGAGTACTACTGccggctgctgcaggaggatgggCTGCCCCCCCTGCGCTGTGCCCTCTGCATCGGGGGCATGTCTGTCAAGGAGCAGATGGAGACCATCAAACA TGGTGTGCACATGATGGTGGCAACCCCTGGCCGCCTGATGGACCTGCTGCAGAAGAAGATGGTGAGCCTGGACATCTGCAGGTACCTGGCCTTGGATGAGGCTGACAGGATGATTGACATGGGCTTTGAGGGGGACATCCGTACCATCTTCTCATACTTCAAG GGCCAGCGTCAGACCCTCCTCTTCAGCGCCACGATGCCCAAGAAGATCCAGAACTTTGCCAAGAGTGCCCTGGTGAAACCCATCACAATTAATGTTGGGCGAGCAGGTGCTGCCAGCCTGGATGTTGTGCAG GAGGTGGAGTATGTGAAGGAAGAAGCCAAGATGGTCTATCTTCTGGAGTGCCTGCAGAAGACCCCACCACCT GTGCTGATCtttgcagagaagaaagcagatgtGGATGCAATCCATGAGTACCTCCTGCTCAAGGGTGTGGAAGCTGTGGCTATCCACGGAGGGAAAG ATCAGGAGGAAAGGACAAAAGCCATTGAGGCTTTCCGGGATGGGAAGAAGGATGTCCTGGTTGCCACTGATGTTGCTTCCAAGGGTCTGGATTTCCCAGCCATCCAGCATGTTATCAACTACGACATGCCAGAGGAGATTGAGAACTATG tTCATCGTATCGGGCGTACGGGTCGTTCAGGCAACACTGGCATTGCCACCACCTTCATCAACAAGGCCTGTG ATGAGTCAGTGCTGATGGACCTGAAGGCCCTGCTCCTGGAGGCAAAGCAGAAGGTGCCTCCTGTGCTCCAGGTGCTGCACTGCGGGGATGAAACCATGCTGGACATCGGAG ATGAGCGGGGCTGTGCCTTCTGTGGTGGCCTGGGCCATCGCATCACCGACTGCCCCAAGCTGGAAGCCATGCAGACCAAGCAAGTCAGCAACATCGGCCGCAAGGACTACCTGGCTCACAGCTCCATGGACTTCTAG
- the FAM193B gene encoding LOW QUALITY PROTEIN: protein FAM193B (The sequence of the model RefSeq protein was modified relative to this genomic sequence to represent the inferred CDS: deleted 1 base in 1 codon) — MAAVASPLRAFPPSSLLPPRAGAGRAAPPYWLLSWLRRRRAALAMTRRRNKATAAAGGSGPRRERLGGSDAGPPPPPPPPPPPPEPPAPPELVVAAGSSGEPGRATAQVLPTNNQSVQTCCLLCHRERKDWGGPSHNGLVSPGERLPPDFVPTLVQNLLGEMPLWICQSCRKSVEEEERRAVQEQALAVSLSHTSCKSQSCGGGSHSSSSSSSSSSCHGNSGDWDPSSFLSAHKLSGLWNSQHTNGAVQGSPLGVPPAALGDKHPSLAVSPECGSQASAVAPGLKGCPYSHAASPASSSAAPGSPLPTSLDFCKTLPKQFKSMCRRATPPGEAFHSSEHHQHSDLTAPPNSPTGLPSQPPALIPSKQTPAHAGPFGSPPHVPLGTSPQAALFPVPSAQAAAPKLAPEAPPAGTVSHSPGSCKSPHLPPANVPLLKMPPPLSGCTHPCNGHCSTSLIPPPASHQLPSTNRDPSCKGHKFPNGTSCHPSQPCEADEGLGEDEDSSSERSSCTSSSTNQKDGKFCDCCYCEFFGHNAPPAAPTSRNYAEIREKLRSRLTKRKEELPQKLGHNNSSGEPAVDHRNVDELLDYINSTEPKPLNSAKAAKRARHKQKKKEKEKAQLEAEAQKRAERAPTSSQAREPAEEKLLEWPELELERVNSFLSSRLQEIKNTIKDSIRASFSVYDLNLDVNDFPKKAAVLEQKNLLSHLNGSSDLQDIDLALAPLSLGPTKNHALLRGEVGPRWGEGPGEPLPAENGVVKRLSAVPSLSRMIWVQSKAADSATDGSGLSPEPKDGPVPKGPLELPEPVPAGSRQRKNKRQNGQAKKGEGSTAMPGSQAQLESPSVKGQVLGNKNSSKAGAPELQRAGGCAESGESGKGQPWGARSEKERSSEWKGPRGEGKTEVPEPMARQPPSLTMGDRQLPAPPALGGSPQPKGKNRKSRNKVEKSNTSIDDVFLPKDLDGAEMDETDREVEYFKRFCLDSAKQTRQKVAVNWTNFTLKKTTSSAAQ; from the exons ATGGCTGCGGTGGCTTCACCTCTCCGggcctttcccccctcctccctccttcccccccgGGCAGGGGCCGGACGGGCCGCGCCGCCATATTGGCTGTTGTCCTGGCTGCGGCGG CGGCGGGCCGCGCTCGCCATGACTCGCAGGCGGAACAAGGCAACAGCGGCGGCAGGCGGCTCCGGACCTCGTCGGGAGAGGCTGGGGGGTTCCGACGCTGGTCCTCCTCCCCCACCtccgccaccgccgccgccaccgGAACCGCCCGCCCCGCCTGAGCTGGTGGTGGCGGCGGGCAGCAGCGGGGAGCCGGGCAGAGCCACCGCTCAG gtgctgccCACCAACAACCAGTCCGTGCAGACATGCTGCCTGCTCTGTCACCGGGAGCGCAAGGACTGGGGAGGGCCGTCCCACAATGGGCTGGTTTCCCCGGGTGAGAGGCTGCCACCAGACTTCGTGCCAACACTTGTGCAGAACCTCCTGGGAGAAATGCCACTGTGGATTTGCCAGAGCTGCCGGAAGAGCGTGGAGGAGGAAGAGCGACGGGCAGTGCAGGAGCAGGCCCTGGCG GTCTCATTATCCCACACATCCTGCAAGTCACAGTCTTGTGGGGGTGGCTCccactcctcttcctcctcctcttcttcctcctcgtGCCATGGGAACTCAGGGGACTGGGACCCCAGCTCTTTCTTGTCTGCTCACAAGCTCTCGGGCCTCTGGAACTCACAGCACACCAATGGGGCCGTGCAGGGCAGCCCCCTCGGGGTCCCCCCAGCTGCACTAG gTGACAAGCACCCCAGCCTCGCTGTGTCTCCAGAGTGCGGCAGCCAGGCGTCTGCTGTGGCGCCGGGACTCAAGGGCTGTCCCTACAGCCACGCAGCCTCCCCTGCCTCCAGCAGCGCTGCCCCGGGCTCTCCTCTGCCTACCTCACTCGACTTCTGCAAGACACTGCCGAAGCAGTTCAAAAGCATGTGCCGGAGGGCCACCCCCCCAG GTGAAGCCTTCCACTCCTCAGAGCATCATCAGCACTCGGACCTCACTGCTCCTCCCAACAGTCCCACGGGCCTCCCCTCCCAGCCGCCAGCGCTGATCCCCTCCAAGCAGACGCCTGCCCACGCGGGCCCCTTTGGCTCACCCCCCCACGTCCCGCTGGGCACCTCCCCACAGGCCGCGCTCTTCCCTGTGCCCAGCGCGCAGGCGGCAGCTCCGAAGCTGGCACCCGAGGCCCCTCCTGCCGGCACAGTCTCTCACAGCCCGGGGTCGTGTAAGAGCCCTCACCTGCCTCCTGCCAACGTGCCCCTGCTGAAGATGCCACCGCCGCTGTCGGGCTGCACTCACCCCTGCAATGGGCACTGCAGTACGTCACTcatccctcctccagcctcccatCAGCTGCCCAGTACAAACAG ggacCCCTCTTGTAAAGGGCACAAATTCCCAAATGGTACCAGCTGCCACCCGTCACAGCCGTGCGAGGCCGACGAGGGTCTCGGCGAGGATGAGGACAGCAGCTCGGAGCGTAGTTCCTGCACCTCCTCTTCCACCAACCAGAAAGATGGGAAGTTCTGTGACTGCTGCTACTGTGAGTTCTTCGGCCACAACGCG cccccgGCCGCTCCCACCAGCCGCAACTACGCTGAGATCCGGGAGAAGCTGCGTTCACGCCTCAccaagaggaaagaggagctgCCACAGAAACTAGGGCACAACAACAGCTCGGGAGAGCCCGCTGTGGATCACCGCAATGTGGATGAGCTGCTGGACTACATCAACAGCACAGAGCCCAAGCCCTTGAACAGTGCCAAGGCAGCCAAGAGGGCACGGCACAAGCAGAAGAAGAAG gagaaggagaaagcacagctggaagCAGAGGCCCAGAAGCGGGCAGAGCGTGCTCCCACATCCAGCCAGGCCAGGGAGCCAGctgaggagaagctgctggagtggccagagctggagctggagcgGGTGAACAGCTTTCTCAGCAGCCGCTTGCAGGAGATCAAGAACACCATTAAGGACTCCATCCGAGCCAGCTTCAGTGTTTACGACCTCAACCTGGATGTCAACGACTTCCCCAAGAAGGCAGCTGTCCTGGAGCAGAAGAACCTGCTCTCCCACCTCAATGGCTCCTCGGACCTGCAGGACATAGACCTGGCCCTGGCCCCTCTCAGCCTGGGCCCTACCAAGAACCACGCGCTGCTGCGGGGAGAGGTGGGGCCCCGGTGGGGCGAGGGTCCCGGGGAGCCATTGCCGGCCGAGAACGGGGTGGTGAAGCGTCTCAGCGCCGTTCCCAGCCTCTCCCGCATGATCTGGGTGCAGTCCAAGGCTGCGGACTCTGCCACTGATGGCAGCGGACTGAGCCCAGAGCCCAAGGATGGGCCGGTGCCCAAGGGGCCACTGGAGCTGCCGGAGCCGGTGCCTGCCGGGAGCCGGCAGCGGAAGAACAAGCGGCAGAACGGGCAGGCAAAGAAAGGGGAGGGCAGCACGGCGATGCCCGGCAGCCAGGCACAGCTGGAGAGCCCCAGTGTGAAGGGACAGgtgctgggaaataaaaattcctcCAAGGCGGGTGCCCCGGAGCTGCAGCGGGCTGGCGGCTGTGCCGAGTCAGGGGAGAGTGGCAAGGGACAGCCCTGGGGTGCCAGGTCTgagaaggagagaagcagcGAATGGAAAGGCCCAAGGGGAGAAGGCAAAACTGAGGTGCCAGAGCCAATGGCACGGCAGCCTCCATCCCTGACTATGGGGGATCggcagctgccagctccccctgccctggggggctccccccagcccaagggaaaaaataggaaGAGCCGAAACAAGGTGGAGAAATCCAATACCTCGATCG aTGATGTGTTCTTGCCCAAGGACCTGGACGGGGCAGAGATGGATGAAACTGACCGAGAAGTGGAGTATTTCAAGAG GTTCTGCCTGGACTCGGCCAAGCAGACGCGGCAGAAGGTGGCGGTGAACTGGACCAACTTCACCCTCAAGAAAACCACTTCCAGCGCAGCCCAGTga